A single window of Candidatus Manganitrophaceae bacterium DNA harbors:
- a CDS encoding HAD-IIA family hydrolase — MTPLRLIDRFDHFLIDLDGVVYIGDRPTPRAAETLNALHAAGKKRRFITNDPRHTADVYAQKLRRLDIPAEPTEFLTSGRAAALYLQKEGRLSEPVFVVGSDGLRSEIESVGGCVLEGAEGVGARIVVVGGHEAFSYPELKIAALAIQRGATFIATNRDATFPMPDGLWPGTGPIVAAIEYATGVAPVVVGKPEKAVFEIALGLFPPGGRTAMIGDRLDSDILGGRRAGLATILVLSGCTSRTEAERSPIHPDYIIENLAQIATPLS; from the coding sequence ATGACCCCGCTACGGTTAATTGACCGCTTCGATCACTTTCTGATCGATCTCGACGGGGTGGTCTATATCGGCGACCGGCCGACCCCCCGCGCCGCCGAGACGCTGAATGCTTTGCATGCCGCCGGAAAGAAACGGCGCTTCATTACGAACGACCCCCGGCACACCGCCGACGTCTATGCGCAAAAACTCCGCCGCCTCGACATCCCCGCCGAGCCGACTGAGTTTTTGACCTCCGGACGCGCCGCCGCGCTCTATCTACAGAAGGAAGGACGCCTCTCGGAACCGGTCTTCGTCGTCGGGAGCGACGGCCTCCGATCGGAGATTGAATCGGTGGGAGGATGCGTGCTGGAAGGAGCGGAGGGGGTTGGGGCGCGGATCGTCGTGGTGGGAGGACACGAAGCGTTCTCGTATCCGGAGCTAAAGATCGCCGCCCTCGCCATCCAACGCGGGGCGACCTTTATTGCGACGAACCGAGATGCCACTTTTCCGATGCCTGACGGGCTCTGGCCCGGCACCGGGCCGATCGTCGCCGCCATTGAGTATGCCACCGGCGTGGCGCCGGTCGTCGTCGGAAAGCCGGAGAAGGCGGTCTTTGAGATCGCGCTCGGCCTCTTCCCACCGGGGGGGAGAACCGCGATGATCGGCGACCGGCTCGACTCGGACATTTTGGGCGGCCGGCGCGCCGGGCTTGCGACGATTCTGGTCCTCTCCGGCTGCACCTCACGGACCGAGGCGGAGCGAAGCCCGATCCATCCCGATTATATTATCGAGAACCTTGCGCAGATTGCCACGCCGCTTTCTTGA
- a CDS encoding c-type cytochrome, which produces MFNKRAVLLASLLSFLFFAASLSEAAPAKNIKKESPAPSAPSFQAKGNAAEGKRVFKHYCAVCHGLSAKGNGVNADNLDPHPSDLTSEEVQGLSDNEIYEVIEKGGGAVELSVSMPPWGKTLSGDHIRDLIAYIRTLNKKGSAESSREVRVSDLRREGKAECQVCHIKQGQHPTLAPNLGHEGTKLNREWLSKFLKDPGRIRPVGYVPLTKTKMPNFQLSDEEVAALTTFLMTQKDDGISASPLSGANLSDPAEVEKGKRLFTDKYACDACHKTANAGAGGVVGPDLSEAAKRLRPEWVFYWLKNPQAIRPDVNMPNFGIPDPEIRSLIAYIYSVGGGMSQVATVSEPAPARPDLVAKGEKLVKDKNCVACHTLDRFNSQDKKQEKGTAGPHS; this is translated from the coding sequence TTGTTTAATAAAAGAGCGGTTCTTTTAGCAAGCCTCCTTTCTTTCCTTTTTTTTGCCGCTTCTCTCTCTGAGGCGGCTCCCGCAAAAAATATAAAAAAAGAATCCCCTGCTCCGTCTGCTCCTTCGTTCCAGGCAAAGGGGAACGCTGCAGAAGGGAAGCGTGTTTTTAAGCATTACTGTGCCGTCTGTCATGGCCTTTCCGCAAAGGGAAACGGCGTCAACGCAGACAACCTCGATCCACACCCTTCCGATTTGACCAGCGAAGAAGTCCAGGGCCTTTCCGACAATGAAATATATGAAGTCATAGAAAAGGGGGGCGGGGCAGTGGAACTCTCCGTCTCGATGCCTCCTTGGGGAAAGACCCTCTCCGGTGATCATATTCGCGACCTCATCGCCTATATCCGCACCTTAAATAAAAAGGGCTCCGCGGAGTCTTCCAGGGAGGTTCGTGTCTCCGATCTGCGGCGGGAAGGGAAGGCCGAGTGCCAGGTCTGCCATATCAAACAGGGGCAGCATCCGACGCTGGCGCCGAACCTCGGCCATGAGGGAACCAAGTTAAATCGGGAGTGGCTCTCGAAATTCCTGAAAGATCCGGGACGGATTCGTCCCGTCGGCTATGTTCCGCTGACAAAAACAAAGATGCCCAATTTTCAGTTAAGCGACGAAGAAGTGGCCGCCCTGACCACCTTCTTGATGACACAAAAAGACGATGGGATTTCCGCTTCCCCGTTGTCCGGGGCGAATCTTTCAGACCCGGCCGAAGTAGAAAAAGGAAAACGGCTTTTTACCGACAAATATGCCTGCGATGCTTGCCACAAGACCGCCAACGCGGGGGCGGGGGGTGTCGTCGGCCCCGATCTCTCAGAAGCGGCCAAGCGGCTGCGGCCGGAATGGGTCTTTTATTGGCTGAAAAATCCGCAGGCGATTCGGCCCGATGTGAACATGCCGAACTTCGGGATTCCCGACCCGGAGATCCGCTCGCTCATCGCTTACATCTACAGTGTCGGCGGAGGGATGTCCCAGGTCGCGACCGTCTCTGAGCCGGCTCCGGCCCGCCCCGATCTGGTGGCGAAGGGAGAAAAATTAGTCAAAGATAAAAATTGTGTTGCATGTCACACGCTTGATCGCTTTAATAGTCAAGATAAGAAACAAGAGAAAGGGACCGCCGGGCCACATTCTTAG
- a CDS encoding co-chaperone GroES, with translation MKVKPLQDWVVVQPDEAMEKTAGGIIVPDAAREAPESGKVIAVGEGKYIEEKDTKGKMKEKKFVKTTVKPGEHILYEKYAARRIEIDRDEIVLVREQDVLGYLADSK, from the coding sequence ATGAAGGTAAAACCGTTGCAAGATTGGGTTGTCGTTCAGCCGGATGAAGCGATGGAGAAAACGGCCGGAGGAATCATCGTCCCCGATGCGGCCCGGGAAGCCCCCGAGAGTGGAAAGGTGATCGCGGTCGGAGAGGGTAAATATATTGAGGAGAAAGATACAAAAGGGAAAATGAAGGAGAAGAAGTTCGTCAAAACAACCGTCAAGCCGGGCGAACACATTCTCTACGAAAAATATGCGGCGCGCCGGATTGAGATCGACCGCGACGAAATCGTTCTGGTCCGGGAGCAGGATGTCCTCGGTTATCTCGCCGATTCCAAATAA
- a CDS encoding class I SAM-dependent methyltransferase, with amino-acid sequence MDIRDWDQIAGRYNEEIISPFQEGVVNPLFEEILALPAKAGKRVADLGCGTGPLLPFLSQHFGQVAAVDFSPKMLEAARKRTQAKNISFHRSSLTDLSPFYNQFDIAVAVNSILFPSSKSIDTILSEIQKALLPEGVLMAIFPSMEVILYQGALIFDREIEKIGDEEKALSAAKRILERRKFDFISGIYDDHGLKQKFFYEFEIKHRLKKSGFKNIRIKKVLYPWGGQIGGFEHFHDQPRLWDWFITAKPHK; translated from the coding sequence ATGGACATCAGAGACTGGGATCAAATTGCAGGCCGGTATAACGAGGAGATCATCTCCCCCTTTCAAGAAGGGGTCGTTAATCCTCTCTTTGAAGAGATCCTCGCCCTTCCCGCCAAAGCGGGGAAACGGGTCGCCGACCTCGGCTGCGGCACCGGCCCGCTCCTGCCGTTTTTATCGCAGCATTTCGGTCAGGTCGCGGCGGTCGATTTCTCCCCGAAAATGTTGGAGGCGGCCCGAAAGCGGACGCAGGCCAAGAACATCTCCTTTCATCGCTCCTCGTTGACCGACCTCTCCCCCTTTTATAATCAATTTGATATCGCCGTCGCGGTCAACTCCATCCTTTTCCCCTCCTCCAAAAGCATCGACACCATCTTGTCGGAGATCCAAAAAGCGCTCCTGCCGGAGGGGGTCCTCATGGCGATTTTCCCCTCAATGGAGGTGATCCTCTATCAAGGGGCGTTAATCTTTGATCGGGAAATCGAAAAAATCGGCGATGAAGAAAAAGCGCTCTCCGCCGCCAAGCGCATTTTGGAGCGCCGGAAGTTCGATTTCATCAGCGGGATTTACGACGACCACGGCCTCAAACAAAAATTTTTCTATGAGTTCGAGATCAAGCATCGACTCAAGAAGTCGGGCTTCAAGAATATCCGGATCAAAAAGGTCCTCTACCCCTGGGGCGGCCAGATCGGCGGCTTCGAGCATTTCCACGACCAGCCCCGTCTCTGGGACTGGTTCATCACCGCCAAACCCCACAAATAA
- the thiD gene encoding bifunctional hydroxymethylpyrimidine kinase/phosphomethylpyrimidine kinase codes for MAQILTIAGSDSGGGAGIQADIKAIQANGAFAMSVLTSITAQNTRTVTTAFDLPLRVVEAQIRAIFDDFTVAAVKTGMLSSKAIVKRVALLLKEVGAPNLVVDPVMVSKSGYPLLKPDAITLMRTDLFPLAALVTPNIHEAELLTGMKIRTLSDAEAAARKIHPLGCRAVLIKGGHLLEERGCDLLFDGKETTLYRTEFIDSQHTHGTGCTYSAAIAARLGQGKPLKEAIREAKGYVTEAIRHGLAIGHGQGPTDHFYFLPSRTV; via the coding sequence ATCGCGCAGATCCTGACGATTGCCGGCTCCGACTCCGGCGGCGGGGCCGGCATCCAAGCCGACATCAAAGCGATCCAGGCGAACGGCGCGTTCGCGATGTCGGTCCTCACCTCGATCACGGCGCAAAACACCCGCACCGTGACGACCGCGTTTGACCTTCCGCTCAGGGTGGTAGAGGCGCAGATCCGGGCGATCTTCGATGATTTCACCGTCGCCGCCGTCAAGACCGGGATGCTCTCCTCTAAAGCGATCGTCAAGCGGGTGGCGCTTCTGCTCAAAGAAGTCGGCGCCCCGAACCTCGTCGTCGATCCGGTCATGGTCTCCAAAAGCGGCTATCCGCTCCTGAAACCGGACGCGATCACACTGATGCGGACCGATCTGTTTCCGCTGGCGGCGCTGGTGACGCCGAACATCCACGAGGCCGAACTGTTGACCGGGATGAAGATCCGAACCCTCTCCGACGCGGAGGCCGCCGCACGTAAGATCCATCCGCTCGGCTGCCGTGCCGTTCTGATCAAGGGAGGACACCTGTTGGAAGAGCGGGGATGTGACCTCCTCTTCGACGGGAAGGAGACCACCCTCTATCGAACCGAGTTTATCGACTCGCAGCACACCCATGGAACCGGCTGCACCTACTCCGCCGCCATCGCCGCACGCCTCGGACAGGGGAAGCCGCTCAAAGAGGCGATCCGGGAGGCGAAAGGCTATGTCACCGAGGCGATCCGCCACGGCCTCGCCATCGGCCATGGACAGGGACCGACCGATCATTTCTACTTCCTCCCGTCCCGAACCGTATGA
- the tenA gene encoding thiaminase II: MFSRHLRKIAQPIWDAQLKHPFVEALGDGSLPEQKFRFYIIQDALFLFELAKIFSSAGQKSPDAETMEKFTQLAAETLQVERGLHKEYGKRWKMTEGEMAAFPMAPTNYAYTRHMLQVAATGTLAETTAVALPCAWIYVEVGRRLTKEGPPPDRHPYKNWLALYSSPEFAEVAHWMCEKVDLWAKGAGTDEKLRMESHFVISSRYEWMFWEMAWKEERWPV; encoded by the coding sequence ATGTTCAGCCGACATCTAAGAAAAATCGCGCAGCCGATCTGGGATGCGCAGCTAAAACATCCCTTTGTAGAGGCCCTCGGCGATGGCTCCCTGCCGGAGCAGAAATTCCGGTTTTATATCATTCAAGATGCGCTCTTTCTGTTCGAACTGGCGAAGATCTTCTCGTCGGCCGGCCAGAAAAGCCCCGATGCCGAAACGATGGAGAAATTCACGCAGCTCGCCGCCGAAACGCTGCAAGTCGAACGGGGGCTTCACAAAGAATACGGCAAGCGCTGGAAGATGACCGAGGGCGAGATGGCCGCCTTTCCGATGGCCCCGACCAACTATGCTTACACCCGCCACATGCTCCAGGTCGCCGCCACCGGCACCCTCGCCGAAACGACGGCGGTCGCCCTCCCCTGCGCGTGGATTTATGTCGAGGTCGGACGGCGTTTAACGAAAGAGGGACCCCCGCCCGATCGGCATCCCTATAAAAATTGGCTCGCTCTTTATTCTTCTCCGGAATTCGCCGAGGTCGCCCATTGGATGTGCGAGAAGGTCGATCTATGGGCCAAAGGGGCCGGCACCGATGAGAAGCTCCGGATGGAGAGCCACTTTGTGATCAGCTCCCGGTATGAGTGGATGTTCTGGGAGATGGCCTGGAAGGAAGAGCGATGGCCGGTATAG
- a CDS encoding cytochrome c: MTKREFRFFLLSLVAVAVLVAPAFVAAADDEEDKPLKPVPKVYADKHMPKGWWTDPKIIEEGKKLFETATLEFEYKGKKEEVKEGCSTCHAIDKEKDRPKQRGARDFRVGKKINEYSDSYWFWRVSEGVSKTKMPAWKEKLTEEQRWKIIAYEHTWSHGNKPESHEHKEIKVSVEP; the protein is encoded by the coding sequence ATGACGAAACGCGAATTCCGCTTTTTTCTTTTGAGTTTGGTTGCCGTTGCTGTTCTGGTCGCTCCGGCGTTTGTCGCCGCGGCCGATGATGAGGAAGACAAGCCGTTGAAGCCGGTTCCGAAGGTCTATGCCGACAAGCATATGCCGAAGGGCTGGTGGACCGATCCGAAGATCATAGAGGAAGGGAAAAAGCTTTTTGAGACCGCCACCCTCGAGTTTGAATACAAGGGAAAGAAAGAAGAGGTTAAGGAAGGCTGTTCTACCTGTCACGCCATTGATAAAGAAAAAGATCGGCCCAAACAGCGGGGCGCCCGCGACTTTCGCGTCGGCAAGAAGATAAACGAATATTCGGACAGCTACTGGTTCTGGAGGGTTTCGGAAGGGGTTTCCAAGACGAAGATGCCGGCATGGAAAGAAAAGTTGACCGAGGAGCAACGCTGGAAGATCATCGCCTACGAACATACCTGGTCCCATGGAAACAAGCCGGAGTCGCACGAGCATAAGGAGATCAAAGTATCGGTTGAGCCATAA
- a CDS encoding DUF488 domain-containing protein: MDEKERETLYTLGHSTRTEEAFLALLTRYQIQLLVDVRTVPRSRRVPQFNREHLHARLPTQGVAYLHHPALGGLRKGRDSDRSNQGWRNASFRGYADYMQTEAFREGIDLLLSECRGKKTALMCAEAVPWKCHRSLISDALVVRGVTVCHILSLTDTKVHQITPFAKVEGARITYPGSEEQPSLF, from the coding sequence TTGGATGAGAAAGAGAGGGAGACGCTCTACACCCTTGGACATTCGACCCGGACGGAGGAGGCGTTTCTGGCGCTTTTGACCCGGTATCAAATTCAGCTCTTGGTTGATGTTCGAACCGTGCCGCGGTCGCGGCGCGTTCCACAATTTAATCGGGAGCATCTTCACGCCCGCTTGCCGACGCAGGGGGTCGCCTACCTTCATCATCCGGCGCTCGGCGGTCTCCGAAAAGGCCGCGATTCGGATCGGTCCAATCAAGGTTGGCGAAACGCCAGTTTTCGCGGCTATGCCGATTATATGCAGACGGAAGCGTTTCGAGAGGGGATCGACCTTCTCTTGTCCGAGTGCCGAGGGAAAAAAACCGCCTTGATGTGTGCCGAGGCCGTTCCTTGGAAGTGTCATCGCTCTCTCATCTCGGATGCGCTGGTGGTGCGAGGGGTCACAGTCTGCCATATCCTCTCCCTCACCGATACCAAAGTACATCAGATCACCCCCTTTGCCAAGGTGGAAGGGGCCCGCATTACCTATCCTGGATCGGAGGAGCAGCCGTCCCTTTTCTAG